A genomic stretch from Streptomyces sp. QL37 includes:
- the proP gene encoding glycine betaine/L-proline transporter ProP: MAASDPHQAADPDAVKRHPALFRAIRKRQNPRLRRTDITVTDDQAVKRAVKAASLGNAMEWFDFGIYSYLAVTIGHVFFPSGNDTTQLLSSFATFAVAFLVRPLGGMFFGPMGDKIGRKKVLALTMILMAIGTFAIGLIPSHDTIGVWAAVLLIFFRMLQGFSTGGEYGGASTFIAEYAPDKRRGFFGSFLEFGTLAGYVGAAGLVTLLYALLDTGQMESWGWRIPFLVAGPLGLVGLYLRLRLDETPAFQKLEGGTAHATEAADHVESTAKGDLAKIFRQYWPTLILCIALVGAYNITDYMLLSYMPTYLSDELGYSETHGLLILLAVMVFLMLIISQFGKLSDRFGRKPLLMAGMLGFLFLSLPAFLLIRQGSIPAITIGMVMLGLSLVCMLGTMSAALPALFPTNVRYGSLSVGYNLSASIFGGTTPLVITALISWSGSNLMPAYYAMAAALIGVIAVACMKETANQPLAGSPPSVETEEEAAELVHSQSPDPKF; encoded by the coding sequence ATGGCGGCCTCCGACCCCCACCAGGCGGCCGACCCTGATGCGGTCAAACGCCACCCGGCGCTCTTCCGGGCCATCCGGAAGCGCCAGAACCCGCGGCTCCGTCGGACCGACATCACCGTCACCGACGACCAGGCGGTCAAGCGCGCGGTGAAGGCGGCGTCGCTCGGTAACGCCATGGAGTGGTTCGACTTCGGTATCTACTCCTACCTGGCCGTCACCATCGGGCATGTCTTCTTCCCCTCGGGGAACGACACGACCCAGCTCCTTTCGTCCTTCGCGACCTTCGCCGTGGCCTTCCTCGTCCGGCCCCTCGGCGGCATGTTCTTCGGCCCCATGGGTGACAAGATCGGCCGTAAGAAGGTACTGGCCCTCACCATGATCCTCATGGCGATCGGCACCTTCGCGATCGGCCTCATCCCCTCCCACGACACCATCGGCGTCTGGGCGGCGGTCCTGCTCATCTTCTTCCGGATGCTCCAGGGCTTCTCCACCGGCGGCGAGTACGGCGGCGCCTCGACCTTCATCGCCGAGTACGCCCCCGACAAGCGCCGCGGTTTCTTCGGCAGCTTCCTCGAATTCGGCACCCTGGCCGGCTACGTAGGCGCCGCCGGGCTCGTCACCCTCCTGTACGCCCTCCTGGACACCGGCCAGATGGAGTCCTGGGGCTGGCGCATCCCGTTCCTCGTCGCCGGTCCCCTCGGCCTCGTAGGCCTCTACCTGCGACTCCGCCTGGACGAGACGCCCGCCTTCCAGAAGCTGGAGGGCGGCACGGCCCACGCCACGGAGGCCGCCGACCACGTCGAGTCCACCGCCAAGGGCGACCTCGCCAAGATCTTCCGCCAGTACTGGCCGACGCTGATCCTCTGCATCGCCCTGGTCGGCGCGTACAACATCACCGACTACATGCTGCTGTCGTACATGCCGACGTACCTCTCGGACGAGCTCGGCTACAGCGAGACCCATGGCCTGCTCATCCTGCTCGCCGTCATGGTCTTCCTGATGCTGATCATCAGCCAGTTCGGCAAGCTCTCGGACCGCTTCGGCCGCAAGCCGCTGCTGATGGCCGGGATGCTCGGCTTCCTGTTCCTGTCGCTGCCGGCGTTCCTGCTGATCCGCCAGGGCAGCATCCCGGCGATCACCATCGGCATGGTGATGCTGGGCCTCTCCCTGGTCTGCATGCTGGGCACGATGTCCGCCGCGCTCCCGGCGCTGTTCCCGACCAACGTGCGCTACGGCTCCCTGTCGGTCGGCTACAACCTCTCGGCCTCGATCTTCGGCGGCACGACCCCGCTGGTGATCACCGCCCTGATCAGCTGGAGCGGCTCGAACCTGATGCCGGCCTACTACGCGATGGCGGCGGCCCTGATCGGCGTGATCGCGGTGGCCTGCATGAAGGAGACCGCCAACCAGCCCCTGGCCGGCTCCCCGCCCTCGGTGGAGACGGAGGAGGAAGCGGCCGAACTGGTCCACTCCCAGAGCCCGGACCCGAAGTTCTGA
- the rdgB gene encoding RdgB/HAM1 family non-canonical purine NTP pyrophosphatase, producing the protein MTRLILATRNAGKITELHAILADAGLTHELVGADAYPEIPDVKETGVTFAENALLKAHALARATGHPAIADDSGLCVDVLGGAPGIFSARWSGTHGDDKANLDLLLAQLGDISDPHRGAYFACAAALALPDGTERVVEGRLEGTLRHAPAGAYGFGYDPILQPDGETRTCAELTPDEKNAISHRGKAFRALVPVVRELVG; encoded by the coding sequence ATGACGCGCCTGATCCTCGCCACCCGCAACGCCGGGAAAATCACCGAACTCCACGCGATCCTCGCCGACGCGGGCCTCACCCACGAACTCGTCGGCGCGGACGCGTACCCCGAGATCCCCGACGTCAAGGAAACCGGCGTCACGTTCGCCGAGAACGCCCTCCTCAAGGCCCACGCCCTGGCCCGGGCCACCGGCCACCCCGCCATCGCCGACGACAGCGGCCTCTGCGTCGACGTACTCGGCGGAGCTCCCGGTATCTTCTCGGCCCGCTGGTCCGGCACCCACGGCGACGACAAGGCCAACCTGGACCTGCTCCTCGCCCAGCTCGGAGACATCTCCGACCCGCACCGCGGGGCCTACTTCGCCTGCGCCGCGGCCCTGGCCCTGCCCGACGGCACGGAACGCGTGGTCGAGGGCCGCCTCGAAGGCACCCTGCGCCACGCCCCGGCCGGTGCGTACGGCTTCGGCTACGACCCGATCCTCCAGCCGGACGGCGAGACCCGGACCTGCGCGGAGCTCACCCCGGACGAGAAGAACGCGATCAGCCACCGCGGCAAGGCGTTCCGGGCGCTGGTGCCGGTGGTGCGGGAGCTGGTGGGCTGA